From a single Candidatus Saccharibacteria bacterium genomic region:
- a CDS encoding response regulator, giving the protein MQPQKRVLIVEDEHFISELYTRALTKAGYNVTTATDGMNGFQMIMTDQYDIVLLDIMLPNLNGIDALKNIRERTKDKPLKTKIIIATNLDQEDQKREAIESIADGYLVKAEITPKQLVEFLQRLD; this is encoded by the coding sequence ATGCAACCACAAAAAAGAGTATTAATAGTCGAAGACGAACATTTTATAAGCGAGCTGTATACCCGCGCACTGACAAAAGCTGGCTATAACGTCACAACTGCTACCGATGGCATGAATGGCTTCCAGATGATCATGACAGACCAATACGATATTGTGCTGCTAGACATAATGCTACCCAACCTAAATGGCATTGATGCGCTTAAGAATATCCGCGAGCGTACTAAAGATAAGCCGCTTAAGACAAAAATAATTATCGCAACCAATCTGGACCAGGAAGATCAAAAACGTGAGGCTATCGAAAGTATTGCCGATGGTTATCTAGTGAAGGCCGAAATCACCCCCAAGCAGTTGGTTGAATTTTTGCAACGTCTTGACTAG
- a CDS encoding polysaccharide deacetylase family protein, whose amino-acid sequence MKKSKSVKYIILIVALLNATLISNFNIQPTFAQEASRTGASTGLCKSSRRINGIVTSEKVISFTFDDGPWPTNTNAVMNSFEKYGWKATFFMVGRNIKANPAIAKSVASRGHEVGNHSMTHPTTQSAIAKEVVTTNNVVKSYTGVAPTYFRAPGGNFGSSYSSPREVAFRNGLCNIWTDSDLGDWRSPRVSSSTLCARFKSKVRPGSIILLHDGGSHSQTVNAVPCMLAWAKANGYTVLPLKELLSRGYTSGYRYNYIY is encoded by the coding sequence ATGAAGAAGTCTAAGTCCGTAAAGTATATTATTTTAATAGTCGCGCTATTAAACGCAACTCTAATTAGTAATTTTAATATTCAGCCTACTTTTGCACAGGAAGCTTCGCGCACTGGCGCCTCAACAGGACTCTGTAAATCTAGTCGACGAATAAATGGAATAGTCACTAGTGAAAAAGTAATTTCATTCACATTTGACGATGGCCCATGGCCAACCAATACCAATGCTGTGATGAATTCTTTCGAAAAGTATGGATGGAAGGCAACCTTTTTCATGGTGGGTCGGAACATAAAGGCTAATCCAGCTATTGCCAAATCCGTTGCTAGCCGCGGTCACGAAGTTGGAAATCATTCAATGACGCACCCAACGACACAATCAGCAATCGCAAAAGAAGTTGTTACAACGAATAACGTCGTCAAATCTTATACCGGCGTGGCACCAACTTATTTCAGGGCGCCGGGAGGCAACTTCGGTAGCAGCTACAGCTCCCCTCGTGAGGTTGCATTTAGAAATGGTCTTTGTAACATCTGGACAGACTCCGATCTGGGGGATTGGCGTAGCCCACGAGTCAGTTCATCGACCTTGTGTGCCCGTTTTAAGTCTAAAGTGCGACCAGGTTCAATAATTTTGCTTCACGACGGTGGTTCTCACTCTCAGACAGTCAATGCTGTACCCTGCATGTTAGCATGGGCAAAGGCTAATGGTTACACAGTGCTACCCCTAAAAGAGCTATTGTCCCGTGGCTATACGTCAGGCTATCGTTATAATTACATTTATTAA
- a CDS encoding PAS domain-containing protein, with protein MGLFNRKKTDNNDSALISQLKSEQAKTSIIINAIIDGVFLIDEKGVIHIFNPAAARISGWLSEEAIGLDYRSVIKIVDEKGEALQPGMHPINKVFKSGEPQTGVRASLLTKTGTTILLEFSVSPLMDGSKVGGVIAVFRDVSEKHTEEQRRADFISTASHEMRTPVAAIEGYLALALNENVSKIDPKARSFLEKAHSSTQHLGQLFQDLLTSAKAEDGRLTNHPQVVELGELTEKLADSLKFAATKKGLKMEYVVGSQSAIIDATVTQAGMKTLRPLYYVYADPDRLQEVITNLFDNAVKYTESGAVRLGITGNDHNVQVHVADTGPGIPVEDIPHLFQKFYRVDNSATRTIGGTGLGLFICKKIIELYQGKLWVESVVGKGSTFYINLPRLNNDRAEALKATTITSPLDVSANGAKL; from the coding sequence GTGGGTTTATTCAATAGAAAAAAGACAGACAATAATGATTCCGCATTAATAAGCCAGCTTAAAAGCGAGCAGGCTAAAACTAGCATAATCATAAACGCTATCATAGATGGCGTATTTTTGATCGACGAAAAAGGAGTAATCCATATATTTAACCCTGCCGCAGCACGTATCAGTGGCTGGCTAAGTGAAGAAGCTATCGGCCTAGATTATAGATCGGTTATAAAAATTGTAGACGAAAAAGGTGAAGCACTACAGCCAGGTATGCACCCAATAAATAAAGTTTTTAAGAGCGGGGAGCCGCAGACCGGTGTCAGAGCTTCACTCTTAACCAAAACGGGCACTACCATACTACTTGAGTTTAGTGTCTCGCCGTTGATGGACGGCAGCAAAGTTGGAGGCGTTATAGCAGTTTTTCGTGATGTCAGCGAAAAACACACGGAAGAGCAGCGAAGAGCAGATTTTATTTCGACAGCTAGCCACGAAATGCGCACGCCTGTTGCCGCAATTGAAGGTTACTTAGCGCTAGCCTTAAATGAAAACGTCAGTAAAATCGACCCCAAAGCCCGTAGCTTCCTCGAGAAGGCCCACTCCAGCACACAACACCTTGGGCAACTTTTTCAAGACCTTCTAACAAGCGCCAAAGCCGAAGACGGCCGCCTAACAAACCACCCTCAAGTAGTTGAGCTGGGAGAATTAACAGAGAAACTGGCCGATAGCCTCAAGTTCGCCGCCACAAAAAAAGGTCTCAAAATGGAATATGTAGTTGGTTCACAATCTGCAATTATAGATGCCACCGTCACACAGGCCGGCATGAAAACTCTTAGACCACTTTACTATGTCTACGCTGATCCGGATCGTTTACAAGAAGTAATTACCAACCTCTTCGATAACGCCGTTAAGTATACTGAATCTGGGGCTGTACGCCTAGGCATAACTGGTAACGACCATAATGTCCAAGTTCATGTTGCAGACACAGGACCAGGCATACCGGTAGAAGACATACCTCACCTTTTCCAAAAGTTCTACCGCGTCGATAATTCAGCCACTCGTACTATCGGCGGCACGGGCCTTGGCTTATTCATTTGCAAAAAAATAATCGAGCTTTATCAAGGTAAGTTATGGGTAGAAAGCGTAGTCGGAAAAGGTAGTACTTTCTACATCAATCTACCTCGTCTAAACAACGACAGGGCAGAGGCCCTAAAAGCTACTACGATCACATCACCTTTGGATGTTAGTGCAAATGGAGCTAAATTATGA
- a CDS encoding response regulator produces MAKILLVEDDNNLREIYEARLSAEGYDIIAARDGEEALAVAVKEKPDLIISDVMMPKISGFDMLDILRGTPETKNCKVIMMTALSQAEDKARADKLGADRYLVKSQVTLEDVAKVAKEVLEGDSMPATPDSSTQPTSSSPASAASEPAADNPVVAASTIPQPTTASDSPPVADSSDATGVPLPTVNTTVDTTVPTSNDDSSASATPIADTSAQTSTSTNITPAQTAAPAIDSSTDTKPAGEAPGFLVDGPTPVPASTTPIPPAEADESSKIAQSIESFLSTKETAVSTPNLAPSVAVQTEATATPAPVAESGLETMKFVDTATSSSAEPTPHKLVLEDQTAPSSPSSATVENVPGAPPASSMSMPGHKVIQPLNDLSKPPVDLQALAQKEEDESTAASILNPVTTESSQPTPDAPIQPLDTEVAHTTPATETPKPNDTIDPNSLAL; encoded by the coding sequence ATGGCAAAAATACTTTTGGTCGAAGATGATAATAACTTGCGGGAGATTTATGAAGCCCGCTTGAGCGCAGAAGGTTACGATATTATCGCGGCCAGAGACGGCGAAGAAGCGTTGGCAGTAGCCGTCAAAGAGAAACCAGACCTTATCATCAGCGATGTAATGATGCCCAAAATAAGCGGCTTTGATATGCTTGACATCTTGCGAGGTACCCCTGAGACCAAGAATTGCAAGGTGATTATGATGACTGCTCTCAGCCAAGCCGAAGACAAAGCAAGAGCCGACAAGCTCGGTGCCGATCGCTATTTAGTTAAATCACAAGTTACACTTGAAGATGTTGCCAAAGTCGCAAAGGAGGTACTTGAAGGTGACTCCATGCCAGCAACTCCAGACAGTAGTACCCAGCCCACTAGCTCCTCGCCAGCAAGTGCAGCCAGTGAACCAGCCGCAGATAATCCTGTTGTTGCAGCTTCGACCATACCACAGCCTACAACCGCTTCGGACTCACCGCCTGTAGCTGATAGCAGTGACGCTACTGGCGTACCTTTGCCAACTGTAAACACTACTGTTGACACAACTGTCCCAACTTCAAACGATGATTCTTCGGCTAGTGCTACGCCAATTGCCGACACATCCGCCCAAACAAGTACCAGCACAAACATAACCCCTGCCCAGACGGCCGCTCCTGCCATTGACTCCAGTACCGATACTAAACCTGCTGGTGAAGCCCCTGGCTTCTTAGTTGATGGGCCAACCCCAGTTCCAGCCAGCACAACACCAATACCTCCCGCCGAAGCTGATGAGTCATCTAAAATTGCTCAATCCATTGAGTCGTTCCTGTCCACCAAGGAAACAGCTGTGAGCACCCCAAATCTCGCACCGTCAGTTGCCGTCCAAACTGAGGCTACAGCCACCCCAGCCCCTGTAGCCGAATCTGGTCTCGAGACAATGAAATTTGTTGACACAGCCACTAGCTCTTCAGCAGAACCAACACCACACAAACTGGTCTTGGAAGATCAAACCGCTCCATCATCACCAAGCTCAGCTACAGTCGAAAACGTTCCAGGTGCTCCACCCGCAAGTAGCATGAGTATGCCCGGCCACAAGGTAATTCAGCCTCTTAACGATTTATCGAAACCACCTGTTGATTTACAAGCCTTAGCACAAAAAGAAGAAGATGAGTCTACTGCGGCCAGCATCCTAAACCCCGTGACTACCGAATCTTCACAGCCCACACCGGATGCTCCTATCCAGCCGCTAGATACTGAAGTTGCACACACTACTCCAGCAACAGAAACACCCAAACCAAACGACACTATTGACCCCAACTCATTAGCGTTGTAG
- a CDS encoding rRNA pseudouridine synthase has protein sequence MRINRWLSQHTSLSRRKADEALQQGRVTINNKKAKLGDTVEYNDTVCLDGAEVASQPIKRELYMLNKPVGYVCSRSGQGSKTIYDLLPKPLHHLNPIGRLDKDSSGLLLLTNDGELLNKLAHPSNNHEKVYEVTLQEILTPGQLNQLQTGVNIDDARPSLLKVKPIHNKSYVVIITEGRNRQIRRSFEAIGHKVVRLHRTRQGPYELANLPLSTVKQLGISKINLSS, from the coding sequence ATGCGAATTAATAGATGGCTCTCTCAACACACTTCATTGTCGCGCCGAAAGGCAGACGAAGCGTTGCAACAAGGCCGAGTTACAATTAATAACAAGAAAGCCAAACTGGGTGACACTGTCGAATATAACGATACTGTTTGCCTTGACGGCGCAGAAGTAGCTAGCCAGCCCATAAAGCGCGAGCTATATATGCTAAACAAGCCTGTGGGGTATGTTTGCAGTCGAAGTGGGCAGGGAAGCAAAACAATTTATGATTTACTGCCTAAGCCCCTACACCACCTCAATCCAATTGGCCGGCTCGACAAAGACAGCTCTGGGCTTTTACTTTTGACTAATGACGGAGAATTACTAAACAAACTGGCTCACCCTAGTAATAATCATGAAAAAGTTTACGAAGTTACGCTCCAAGAAATACTGACCCCTGGTCAATTAAACCAGCTTCAAACAGGGGTTAATATAGACGACGCTAGACCTAGCCTACTCAAAGTAAAGCCTATTCATAACAAGAGTTATGTAGTGATAATTACCGAGGGTAGAAACCGCCAAATTCGTCGCTCTTTTGAAGCAATCGGACATAAAGTAGTTAGGCTGCATCGAACAAGGCAGGGGCCTTATGAGCTAGCCAACTTACCTTTATCTACCGTCAAACAACTCGGCATTAGCAAGATCAATCTTAGTAGCTAA
- the der gene encoding ribosome biogenesis GTPase Der — protein MSRVPIVAIVGRANVGKSSLFNAMLGRREAIVADEEGTTRDAIYGKVSLDDQHDFWLVDTAGLKSAQDDFELSIQEQISQAATDADIILVVVEAAGQITEEDRRVAKLALRSKKPVILLINKSDRKVRGADAPYERLGIKTTIRTSAIHKIGFDKLENELEQLLPTATIREDDNRIHLALLGRPNVGKSSLFNNLARKQQAIVADRAGTTRDINRAIVKYHEREIELLDTAGIRRSGKIERGVEHFSVLRALSAIEQADICLLLIDANEPRVALDQKIAGMVKEAGKGLVIVVSKWDAVEDKTAYTRDSMAPLIATDFDFVPWAPLIFTSSVTGQNTVKIFDLTLQIMKRRSRKIATTELNRWLRHQVDRHPPAGLKNRQPKLRYMVQEQDNPIPAFKIFGKDTRFVHWSYRRFLESAMRETFDYIGSPIQLWFIENGAKDPDDPDYKTKKQPHLSNPYGK, from the coding sequence ATGAGTAGAGTCCCGATTGTTGCAATTGTTGGGCGCGCTAATGTTGGCAAGTCTAGTCTTTTTAATGCGATGCTTGGGCGCCGCGAGGCGATCGTCGCCGACGAAGAGGGCACAACCAGAGATGCTATTTATGGCAAAGTCAGCCTCGATGATCAGCATGATTTTTGGCTTGTCGACACGGCCGGGCTCAAAAGCGCCCAGGACGATTTTGAACTTTCGATCCAAGAACAGATATCGCAGGCAGCTACTGACGCCGACATAATTCTTGTAGTCGTTGAGGCCGCAGGGCAAATCACCGAAGAAGATCGCCGCGTCGCCAAGCTCGCTTTACGGAGTAAGAAGCCAGTGATCTTACTGATAAACAAGTCCGACCGTAAGGTAAGAGGTGCTGACGCCCCGTACGAACGACTTGGTATCAAAACCACTATTCGTACCAGCGCCATTCACAAAATTGGCTTTGACAAGCTCGAAAACGAACTGGAGCAGCTTCTGCCAACAGCAACGATCCGCGAAGACGACAATCGCATTCACCTAGCACTGCTGGGTCGTCCAAATGTTGGCAAGTCTAGTCTTTTTAACAACCTTGCTCGCAAACAGCAGGCAATCGTTGCCGATCGTGCTGGCACTACGCGCGACATCAACCGGGCCATAGTAAAGTACCACGAACGCGAAATAGAACTCCTCGACACAGCCGGCATACGTCGAAGTGGCAAGATTGAACGCGGAGTCGAGCATTTTTCTGTTCTGCGGGCGCTGAGCGCCATAGAACAAGCCGACATCTGTCTGCTGCTAATTGACGCCAACGAACCTAGAGTAGCGCTAGATCAAAAAATCGCCGGCATGGTCAAAGAAGCCGGCAAAGGTCTGGTGATTGTCGTAAGCAAGTGGGATGCAGTAGAGGATAAAACAGCCTACACCCGCGACAGCATGGCGCCGCTCATTGCCACCGACTTCGACTTTGTGCCTTGGGCGCCACTAATATTCACGAGCAGCGTCACTGGTCAGAATACTGTCAAAATTTTTGATCTAACCTTACAGATCATGAAGAGGCGCTCGCGCAAAATCGCTACTACCGAGCTAAACCGCTGGCTACGTCACCAGGTTGACCGTCACCCACCGGCTGGCCTCAAAAATCGACAACCAAAACTACGTTACATGGTCCAAGAGCAGGACAACCCCATCCCCGCATTCAAGATTTTTGGCAAAGACACCCGCTTCGTGCACTGGAGTTACCGCCGATTCTTAGAAAGCGCAATGCGCGAAACCTTCGACTACATCGGCTCACCGATTCAACTTTGGTTTATCGAAAATGGCGCCAAAGATCCCGACGACCCAGACTACAAAACCAAAAAGCAGCCTCACCTAAGTAACCCATACGGCAAGTAG
- a CDS encoding aminoacyl-tRNA hydrolase: MGLFVKRSEIGNNLPLYRIGAEKTLLVAGLGNPGAEYSQTRHNIGFAVADKLVEAEKGSWHEKKTLKCHIAELKLGDKRVIVIKPTTFMNNSGESLIAVQQYYKIPSSDTLVLHDELDIAFGSIRSSFGGSSAGHNGLKSIITLIGLDFQRLRIGIGPKSPAEIDSADFVLAKFSKEEQSKLKPIINESLTMINDFVFGSLKPETRKI, encoded by the coding sequence ATGGGTTTATTTGTAAAACGCAGTGAAATTGGTAATAATCTACCGCTATACCGAATTGGGGCAGAGAAGACCTTGCTTGTGGCTGGTCTGGGCAATCCAGGAGCAGAGTATAGTCAAACACGCCATAATATAGGCTTTGCCGTCGCCGACAAGCTTGTTGAGGCCGAAAAGGGCTCGTGGCATGAGAAAAAGACCCTAAAATGCCATATTGCCGAGCTCAAGCTGGGCGACAAGCGCGTAATTGTTATCAAACCAACAACTTTTATGAACAATAGCGGCGAGAGCCTCATTGCCGTACAGCAATATTATAAAATTCCTAGCTCCGATACCTTAGTGCTACACGATGAGTTAGATATCGCCTTTGGGTCAATTCGTTCCAGCTTCGGCGGCTCTAGCGCCGGGCACAACGGACTAAAGTCGATAATTACACTAATAGGGCTTGACTTCCAAAGGTTACGCATTGGGATTGGGCCAAAGAGCCCAGCAGAAATCGACAGCGCCGACTTCGTGCTAGCAAAGTTTTCGAAGGAAGAACAGTCAAAGCTAAAGCCCATCATCAACGAATCGCTAACTATGATCAATGACTTTGTTTTCGGATCGCTAAAGCCCGAAACCCGAAAAATATAA
- the dprA gene encoding DNA-protecting protein DprA — protein MKSQELNISGQLGIKVSRLFDQPTHLYYRGHLDIEALLSRPCVGVVGTRTPTAYGKSIVDKLVSELTRHNIVIISGLALGIDCLAHQACLKTNGQTIAVLPSGIDRLYPSTNASVGRQIEDSGLLISEYSGDGSPRHDQFIARNRIIAALSDVLVIPEAADRSGSLHTARFALEMGIPVMAVPGPITSRLSEGCNRLIAQGATPILSAQDILRELEIDNPISTDYAPDTEAESKILEALNQGATDGAAIRLASGLTPELYLQTLTMLEIKGIIKALGGDQWGRL, from the coding sequence ATGAAGTCTCAAGAACTAAACATAAGTGGTCAGCTAGGGATAAAGGTGAGTAGGCTGTTCGACCAGCCAACTCATCTGTATTACCGCGGCCACCTGGATATAGAGGCACTACTCAGCCGCCCATGCGTCGGAGTAGTTGGCACCCGTACACCTACGGCTTACGGGAAAAGCATTGTTGATAAATTAGTCAGCGAGCTGACTCGCCACAATATCGTGATCATCAGCGGTCTAGCCTTGGGTATAGACTGCTTGGCACATCAGGCCTGTTTAAAAACAAACGGCCAAACCATTGCTGTGCTGCCGAGTGGCATAGATCGGCTTTATCCATCGACCAATGCAAGCGTAGGCAGACAAATCGAGGATAGCGGCCTACTGATTAGCGAATACAGCGGCGATGGATCACCACGACATGACCAGTTTATCGCTCGAAACCGTATTATCGCCGCGCTAAGCGATGTTTTGGTTATCCCGGAAGCAGCCGATCGATCCGGCAGTCTCCACACAGCCAGATTTGCACTCGAGATGGGTATTCCGGTAATGGCCGTACCTGGCCCCATAACTAGCCGGCTAAGCGAGGGCTGTAATCGATTGATCGCACAAGGAGCGACGCCGATTTTAAGCGCACAAGACATATTGCGCGAGCTAGAGATCGACAATCCAATTTCAACAGATTACGCGCCAGATACAGAAGCAGAAAGCAAAATTCTGGAAGCGCTTAATCAAGGCGCTACTGACGGCGCTGCAATCCGCCTCGCCAGCGGCCTCACCCCTGAGCTTTATCTCCAAACCCTAACAATGCTTGAGATAAAGGGAATTATTAAGGCTCTAGGAGGGGATCAGTGGGGGAGACTATAA
- the topA gene encoding type I DNA topoisomerase — MPKNLVIVESPAKAKTIEKYLGSDYVVKSSIGHIRSLPSKNGSIDVANNFKPTFQIDPDKKKIIAELKKAVASAKSVLLASDEDREGEAIAWHLSEVLKLDPATTKRIVFHEITKDALDGAISNPRTIDMPLVEAQQARQALDYLVGFELSPVLWRKVAPKLSAGRVQSVAVRLIVDREREIESHLPESSFKISANFESVNGDELKAEASGKLATAEEVKQLFNIYKDSKFSVVDVAKKPGSRNPSAPFITSSLQQEAAARLGYSPRTTMQLAQRLYEAGHITYMRTDSLNLSKQFLGAATSYIKKEFGDNYHQFRTFKTKSSGAQEAHEAIRPTDPSRKTAGADEQQNKLYNLIWRRTLASQMAPAVVEKTEVVVESSGSKPVRLVAKGEVLTFDGFIRVYGRSGDDTLLPNLKTGDKLILNSAESIEALSRGPARYTEATLVKALEERGIGRPSTYASIISTIQSREYVERTDVEGVQREIRHITLAQGTISDRSETFEYGKDSNKLVPTDRGQVVTDFLVKHFGEVVDYDFTKSIEQELDDVADSTKTRLEVLNDFYGPFSRLVKASDDISRSEAAQARLVGQDPKSKKPIYARFGRFGPMLQLGEQGDESDKPQFASLPRGEKIETISLEKALKAFELPRLVGHTASGEEIKANIGRFGPYIQIGKLFVSIKPHDPHDITLEESLELYKAKLKAEKEKFIAKFGDIQVLKGRYGPYVTDGKKNATIPKTQDPTKLTEAEARKILDEAPAKKGRFTRRKKK, encoded by the coding sequence ATGCCTAAAAATCTAGTTATCGTCGAAAGCCCGGCCAAAGCCAAAACAATCGAGAAATATCTCGGTAGTGACTATGTCGTTAAAAGCAGTATCGGCCATATCCGCAGCCTGCCCAGCAAAAACGGCTCTATTGACGTGGCCAACAACTTTAAGCCGACTTTTCAGATCGATCCAGACAAAAAGAAGATCATTGCAGAGCTCAAAAAAGCCGTAGCGAGCGCCAAAAGCGTACTGCTGGCAAGTGATGAAGACCGCGAAGGAGAAGCAATAGCTTGGCATTTAAGTGAGGTGCTAAAACTTGATCCAGCCACTACAAAACGCATAGTCTTTCATGAGATAACCAAGGACGCACTAGACGGCGCCATCTCTAACCCTAGAACTATAGATATGCCACTAGTTGAGGCACAGCAGGCTAGACAAGCCCTAGACTATCTAGTCGGCTTCGAACTAAGTCCAGTTTTGTGGCGCAAAGTCGCACCCAAGCTTAGCGCCGGCCGAGTTCAGTCGGTTGCAGTCAGACTGATTGTTGATCGAGAAAGAGAAATCGAGTCTCACTTGCCGGAAAGCTCATTCAAGATTAGCGCCAACTTTGAATCTGTTAATGGCGACGAGCTGAAGGCCGAAGCAAGTGGTAAACTAGCAACTGCCGAAGAAGTGAAACAGCTATTTAACATCTATAAAGACAGCAAATTTAGCGTCGTGGACGTCGCTAAAAAGCCCGGCAGCCGTAATCCGAGCGCCCCATTTATCACAAGCTCATTGCAGCAAGAAGCGGCGGCTAGACTTGGTTATAGCCCGCGTACCACCATGCAACTTGCACAGAGACTGTACGAGGCCGGCCATATCACTTACATGCGCACCGATTCTCTAAATCTTAGCAAGCAGTTTTTGGGTGCTGCGACTAGCTATATCAAAAAAGAATTCGGCGATAATTATCATCAATTCCGCACTTTCAAAACGAAGAGTTCGGGTGCCCAAGAAGCCCACGAAGCCATAAGACCAACAGACCCAAGCCGCAAAACTGCCGGTGCCGATGAGCAGCAAAACAAACTGTACAATCTGATTTGGCGTCGAACTTTGGCCTCACAAATGGCGCCCGCTGTCGTTGAAAAAACAGAGGTAGTTGTCGAATCATCGGGTTCAAAGCCAGTAAGACTAGTAGCCAAGGGTGAGGTACTAACATTTGATGGTTTTATTAGGGTCTATGGAAGATCTGGTGACGACACGCTGCTGCCAAACCTAAAAACTGGCGACAAATTAATACTAAACTCTGCCGAAAGTATCGAGGCTCTAAGTCGCGGGCCAGCTCGTTATACCGAAGCTACCCTCGTTAAAGCTCTGGAAGAGCGGGGGATTGGTCGTCCTAGCACCTACGCCAGCATTATTAGCACCATTCAAAGTCGAGAATATGTCGAGCGCACTGATGTTGAGGGCGTACAACGTGAAATACGTCATATCACCTTAGCTCAAGGCACGATCAGCGACCGATCAGAGACGTTTGAATATGGTAAAGATAGCAACAAATTAGTCCCAACAGACAGGGGCCAGGTCGTAACCGATTTTCTGGTAAAACATTTTGGCGAAGTAGTAGACTACGATTTTACCAAAAGCATTGAACAGGAACTAGATGACGTTGCTGACAGCACAAAAACACGCCTAGAGGTACTAAACGACTTCTATGGGCCGTTTAGCCGATTAGTAAAGGCAAGTGACGACATTAGCCGTTCTGAAGCCGCTCAAGCCCGCCTAGTCGGTCAAGATCCGAAGAGCAAGAAGCCGATTTACGCCCGATTCGGTCGGTTTGGCCCAATGCTTCAACTAGGCGAACAAGGCGATGAGTCTGATAAGCCGCAGTTTGCCTCCCTGCCACGTGGTGAAAAAATCGAGACTATTTCACTAGAAAAGGCACTTAAAGCATTTGAACTACCTAGACTAGTGGGGCACACCGCTTCAGGTGAAGAAATAAAGGCCAACATCGGCCGTTTTGGCCCCTACATACAGATAGGCAAGCTATTCGTAAGCATCAAGCCTCATGATCCGCACGACATTACACTAGAAGAATCTTTGGAGCTATACAAAGCCAAGCTTAAGGCAGAGAAAGAGAAGTTTATTGCAAAGTTTGGCGATATCCAGGTGCTAAAAGGTCGTTACGGCCCATATGTAACAGACGGCAAGAAGAATGCAACCATTCCAAAAACACAGGATCCAACAAAATTAACAGAGGCGGAGGCTCGTAAAATTCTTGACGAAGCACCCGCCAAAAAAGGGCGCTTTACTCGCCGCAAGAAGAAATAG
- a CDS encoding glycosyltransferase: protein MSQEDELYFFSGGGSGGHVTPLVAVAEELKKRCPQARVHAVVHRGDSGGVNRVVKDSGAIDEVHEIFAGKLRRYHGEGLKQLLDIKEMLKNLRDVFYVIVGFMQSLYLVLRYKPKALFMRGGYVGVPLGFAARLLHRPYLTHDSDAVASLANRLIARGASAHAVGLPKENYRYNQSRTHHVGIPVNKAYTVINSDLRETARQELKLPHDAEVVLVTGGGLGARSLNRTAAAVLLRLLKSRPRLFIIHIAGKKLQEEVEHLYRNTSRSLVYGFTNELRLLSEASDVVITRAGATALTEFSIQKQAMIIVPNNQLTGGHQLQNARVYQENSAAVLVDEDENTQEVLYKTVNELLNNPAERGRLGESAEQLVKKDAAENVVDILIKLHHKK, encoded by the coding sequence ATGAGCCAAGAAGACGAGCTATATTTTTTTAGTGGTGGTGGCTCCGGCGGTCACGTCACTCCTCTAGTAGCTGTAGCTGAAGAACTAAAAAAAAGATGTCCGCAGGCTCGAGTTCATGCCGTGGTTCACAGAGGTGATAGTGGCGGTGTTAACAGGGTAGTTAAGGACTCAGGTGCTATAGATGAAGTACATGAGATATTCGCTGGTAAACTAAGGCGTTATCATGGTGAGGGGCTTAAGCAGCTACTCGATATCAAAGAAATGCTAAAAAATTTACGCGATGTATTCTATGTCATAGTAGGTTTCATGCAGTCGTTATATCTAGTTTTACGTTATAAGCCAAAGGCTCTCTTCATGCGAGGCGGCTATGTAGGTGTGCCTTTAGGCTTTGCTGCAAGACTTCTTCATAGGCCCTACTTAACGCATGATTCTGACGCGGTTGCCAGCCTGGCGAACAGATTAATAGCCAGAGGCGCTTCGGCTCACGCTGTTGGCTTACCGAAAGAAAACTACCGCTACAATCAGTCGCGCACGCACCATGTCGGTATACCCGTTAACAAAGCCTACACAGTAATAAACAGCGATCTTAGAGAAACTGCCAGACAAGAGCTCAAATTGCCTCATGACGCCGAGGTAGTACTTGTGACGGGCGGTGGGCTAGGCGCACGGAGTCTTAATAGGACCGCAGCTGCGGTTCTATTAAGACTCCTAAAGTCAAGACCGAGACTATTTATTATCCATATTGCTGGCAAAAAGCTTCAGGAAGAAGTCGAACATCTATATCGAAACACTAGTCGGTCGTTGGTTTACGGCTTTACTAATGAACTTAGACTTTTGAGCGAGGCTAGTGATGTCGTTATAACTAGAGCAGGGGCGACGGCCTTAACAGAATTCTCTATTCAAAAACAAGCCATGATAATTGTTCCCAACAACCAGCTAACGGGGGGGCACCAACTGCAAAATGCCCGAGTTTATCAGGAAAACTCGGCAGCAGTTTTGGTTGATGAGGACGAAAACACCCAAGAAGTCTTGTATAAAACTGTCAACGAATTACTTAACAATCCAGCAGAGCGGGGGAGACTGGGTGAAAGTGCTGAACAGCTAGTCAAGAAAGATGCTGCAGAAAATGTGGTTGATATACTGATAAAATTACATCATAAAAAATAA